One stretch of Streptomyces sp. A2-16 DNA includes these proteins:
- a CDS encoding GNAT family N-acetyltransferase, which yields MRDYSIKTAGPDDLDGARAVMLDTVYRDFGTGYVPRWHGDIIDPAAAYLAPARHTLLVALDPDDRAVVATAALDSRGPAHPPNPRELAERYPCGRTAQLRRIYVRPEHRRRGLARRMVDRLLAFAAADGGYRSVYLHTDPAVPGAEPFWRSIGKVVHDERESTDGASSVVHFEIPMER from the coding sequence GTGCGTGACTACAGCATCAAGACGGCCGGTCCGGACGACCTCGACGGTGCGCGAGCCGTGATGCTCGACACCGTCTACCGCGACTTCGGAACCGGGTACGTGCCCCGCTGGCACGGCGACATCATCGACCCGGCCGCCGCCTATCTCGCTCCGGCCCGCCACACCCTCCTCGTCGCCCTCGACCCGGACGACCGTGCCGTCGTGGCCACCGCCGCGCTCGACTCGCGCGGCCCCGCCCACCCGCCGAACCCGCGCGAGCTGGCCGAGCGCTACCCCTGCGGCAGGACCGCGCAACTGCGCCGGATCTACGTCCGCCCCGAGCACCGCAGGCGCGGCCTCGCCCGCCGCATGGTCGACCGGCTGCTCGCCTTCGCGGCCGCGGACGGCGGCTACCGCTCCGTGTACCTGCACACCGACCCGGCGGTCCCGGGCGCCGAACCCTTCTGGCGCTCGATCGGCAAGGTCGTGCACGACGAACGCGAGAGCACGGACGGCGCGAGCAGCGTCGTCCACTTCGAGATACCGATGGAGCGATAG
- a CDS encoding ABC transporter substrate-binding protein produces the protein MRRRHLLGALLLTPVLTACFASSGDDSPSAANDGSRLRVALAFPPAENLSPYGADATLLSRLGVTEGLTALDANGAAAPALAESWRRENGRTWLFTLREATFQDGSEVTPTAVAAALTHAAEAKPAPAALSGVTLTAEAAGNAVRITTKAADPVLPLRLSSPNLAVFAAKAYSAGKVDPVGTATGPFELTKVTGSTSAALARFDDYWGGRAQAPGVDARFIADGTARANALRTGQVDIAESIPVAQAATLDKGTLEETATTRTTSLQLNTGSGPFKDPKLRAAAREAIDGSALVKGVFEGYADPGAGIYGPAVTWAEGKRVAPSGRAAAGRPDGTAVTLATYDNRPELPEIAQVLQQQLQKAGFKVSLVVREYSRLESDALAGKFDAVIGARNSLVDTGDPVGVLASDYTCDGGYNLARLCDRKVDRAVAEADAVTDTEERQDAVMRAEAAILGTDAVVPLAHQRIITGVATDVRGVLLDPYERTLVGTGTRR, from the coding sequence ATGCGACGCCGTCACCTCCTGGGCGCCCTGCTGCTCACCCCCGTCCTCACCGCCTGCTTCGCCTCCTCCGGCGACGACTCCCCGAGCGCCGCGAACGACGGCTCCCGCCTCCGTGTCGCCCTCGCCTTCCCGCCCGCCGAGAACCTCTCGCCGTACGGGGCCGACGCCACCCTCCTCAGCCGCCTCGGCGTCACCGAGGGCCTGACCGCCCTCGACGCCAACGGCGCGGCCGCCCCCGCGCTCGCCGAGTCCTGGCGCCGCGAGAACGGCCGCACCTGGCTGTTCACCCTGCGCGAGGCCACCTTCCAGGACGGCTCCGAGGTCACCCCGACCGCGGTCGCCGCAGCCCTCACCCACGCCGCCGAGGCCAAGCCGGCCCCGGCCGCGCTCTCCGGCGTCACGCTGACGGCCGAGGCGGCGGGGAACGCCGTACGCATCACCACCAAGGCGGCCGACCCCGTGCTGCCGCTCCGGCTCTCCAGCCCCAACCTCGCCGTGTTCGCCGCCAAGGCCTACTCCGCGGGGAAGGTGGATCCGGTCGGCACCGCCACCGGACCCTTCGAGCTGACGAAGGTCACCGGCTCCACCTCCGCCGCCCTCGCCCGCTTCGACGACTACTGGGGCGGCCGCGCCCAGGCCCCCGGCGTCGACGCCCGCTTCATCGCCGACGGCACCGCCCGCGCCAACGCCCTGCGCACCGGCCAGGTCGACATCGCCGAGTCGATCCCCGTCGCCCAGGCCGCCACCCTCGACAAGGGCACCCTCGAGGAGACCGCCACCACCCGCACCACCAGCCTGCAGCTCAACACCGGATCCGGCCCCTTCAAGGACCCGAAGCTGCGCGCCGCAGCCCGCGAGGCCATCGACGGCTCCGCCCTCGTCAAGGGCGTCTTCGAGGGGTACGCCGACCCCGGCGCCGGCATCTACGGACCCGCCGTGACCTGGGCCGAGGGCAAGCGCGTGGCGCCCAGCGGACGCGCCGCCGCCGGCAGGCCCGACGGCACCGCAGTCACCCTCGCCACCTACGACAACCGGCCCGAACTCCCGGAGATCGCCCAGGTCCTCCAACAGCAGCTCCAGAAGGCCGGGTTCAAGGTCAGCCTGGTGGTGCGTGAGTACTCGCGGCTCGAAAGCGACGCCCTCGCAGGGAAGTTCGACGCGGTCATCGGCGCCCGCAACAGCCTCGTCGACACCGGTGACCCCGTCGGCGTCCTCGCGAGCGACTACACCTGCGACGGTGGCTACAACCTCGCCCGGCTGTGCGACCGGAAGGTCGACCGGGCGGTCGCCGAGGCCGACGCCGTGACCGACACCGAGGAGCGGCAGGACGCGGTCATGCGCGCCGAAGCGGCGATCCTCGGCACCGACGCGGTGGTCCCGCTGGCCCACCAGCGGATCATCACCGGCGTCGCCACCGACGTCCGCGGGGTCCTCCTCGACCCGTACGAGCGGACCCTGGTCGGCACCGGAACGCGACGCTGA
- a CDS encoding GNAT family N-acetyltransferase produces METQDIRVEIAREADQELVDAFARMLPQLSSTAEVLDLAALGRILDCDANTMLIARSAAGAVVGTLTLVMFPAPAGLRARIEDVIVDHAARGQGIAGLLIREAIRLAREAGARTVDLTSRPDRAAANRLYERQGFRQRESTVYRVPLKS; encoded by the coding sequence ATGGAGACTCAGGACATCCGGGTGGAGATCGCCCGGGAGGCGGACCAGGAACTCGTTGACGCCTTCGCGCGGATGCTGCCGCAGTTGTCCTCGACGGCCGAGGTCCTCGACCTCGCCGCGCTCGGCCGCATCCTGGACTGTGACGCCAACACCATGCTGATCGCCAGGTCGGCGGCCGGGGCGGTCGTGGGCACCCTCACCCTCGTCATGTTCCCGGCGCCCGCGGGACTGCGGGCCCGTATCGAGGACGTGATCGTCGACCACGCGGCCCGTGGCCAGGGCATCGCGGGACTGCTGATCAGGGAGGCCATCCGGCTCGCCCGGGAGGCCGGGGCCCGTACCGTCGACCTGACCTCGCGCCCGGACCGTGCCGCGGCCAACCGGCTGTACGAGCGGCAGGGCTTCCGGCAGCGGGAGTCGACCGTCTACCGGGTGCCGCTCAAAAGCTGA
- a CDS encoding MFS transporter: MTLTSVDVARSVRLSPLLRLLILTQLAFNVGFFAVLPFLSEHLGQAVGMAGWLVGFVLGLRTFSQQGLFVVGGALSDRYGIRPVVLAGCVLRIAGFAWLGYAQDTGAVIGAVLLIGFAAALFSPAVESEVARQAVVHEAAGGQRTRVLALFTVAGQAGAFLGPLLGALLLSVDFRTVCLAGAGIFVLVLAGHAWLLPQHIPGRQRVRLRGGTGVLLRNRRFLALCCAYGAYLLAYNQLYLALPEEVERATGSQSALAWLFALSSLLVVTAQLPVTRWAGARLSLRRSMVAGLLLIGAGFAVVAVARPAEPTGTAGLVPAAGFVVLLTLGQMLVAPVARAWVPDLAEEGRLGLYTGALSSVSGLIVLVGSSVTGSLLDTALPAAVPWLVLAAVPVAAIGLLPRR; encoded by the coding sequence ATGACTCTGACGTCGGTCGACGTGGCGAGGAGCGTGCGGCTCTCGCCGCTGCTGCGGCTGCTGATCCTCACCCAACTCGCCTTCAACGTCGGCTTCTTCGCCGTGCTGCCCTTCCTGTCCGAGCATCTGGGACAGGCCGTCGGCATGGCGGGGTGGCTGGTCGGCTTCGTGCTGGGGCTGAGGACCTTCAGCCAGCAAGGACTGTTCGTGGTGGGCGGGGCGCTGTCCGACCGGTACGGGATCCGGCCGGTCGTGCTCGCCGGATGCGTGCTGCGGATCGCCGGGTTCGCCTGGCTCGGGTACGCGCAGGACACGGGGGCGGTGATCGGGGCCGTCCTGCTCATCGGGTTCGCGGCCGCACTGTTCTCACCGGCCGTGGAGTCCGAGGTCGCCCGGCAGGCGGTCGTCCACGAGGCGGCGGGCGGCCAACGCACGCGCGTGCTGGCGCTGTTCACCGTCGCCGGGCAGGCCGGGGCCTTCCTGGGGCCGTTGCTCGGTGCGCTGCTGCTGTCGGTGGACTTCCGCACGGTGTGTCTGGCGGGCGCCGGGATCTTCGTGCTCGTCCTCGCCGGGCACGCGTGGCTGCTGCCGCAGCACATACCGGGACGGCAGCGGGTCCGACTGCGGGGCGGTACGGGGGTGTTGCTCCGCAACCGCCGCTTCCTCGCGCTGTGCTGCGCGTACGGCGCCTACCTGCTCGCCTACAACCAGCTCTACCTCGCCCTCCCCGAGGAGGTGGAGCGCGCGACGGGTTCGCAGTCGGCGCTGGCCTGGCTGTTCGCCCTGTCCTCGCTGCTAGTGGTGACCGCGCAGCTCCCGGTGACCCGCTGGGCCGGCGCCAGGCTGTCGCTGCGGCGCTCCATGGTGGCCGGACTGCTGCTGATCGGCGCCGGGTTCGCGGTCGTGGCGGTGGCGCGGCCCGCGGAGCCGACCGGTACGGCCGGGCTGGTGCCCGCGGCCGGGTTCGTCGTCCTTCTCACCCTCGGGCAGATGCTCGTCGCACCCGTGGCCCGGGCCTGGGTCCCGGATCTCGCCGAGGAGGGCAGGCTCGGCCTCTACACGGGGGCACTGTCCTCGGTCTCGGGGCTGATCGTGCTCGTCGGCAGCTCCGTCACCGGCTCCCTGCTGGACACTGCACTGCCGGCCGCGGTGCCGTGGCTGGTCCTGGCCGCGGTACCGGTCGCGGCGATCGGCCTGCTGCCGCGACGGTAG
- the fusA gene encoding elongation factor G: protein MRTNNPNPLAVVRNLGILAHVDAGKTTVTERILFATGTTHKRGEVHDGTTVTDFDPQERDRGITIFAAAVSCAWDGHRLNLIDTPGHVDFADEVERSLRVLDGAVAVFDAVAGVEPQSESVWRQADRHGVPRIAFVNKLDRAGADLDTAVESIRRRLHPVPLVVQLPIGSESGFTGVVDLLRMRALTWTDSGEAAEEGPVPAELREEALKRRRLLEEAVAERHPAALEEFCDRETLSAGTLAAALRDLTRSGDGVVVLCGSAYRNRGIEPLLDAVVAYLPSPLDVPAVRGEDGEERPCDPSAPFAALAFKVNATPTGRLTYVRVYSGTIEKGTTVWDAGARRTERVGRILRVQADRHAQLERAVAGDIVAVVGLKSARAGATLCTPEAPLVLEPPGAAEPVVSVAVEPQRSVDTDRLASALARLAEEDPSLVVRTDAETGQTLLSGMGELHLEVAVEKVRREHALVLNVGRPRVSYRETVGRGVSGLVHRHVKQDGGAGQFAHVVLDVEPAEEGFVFRSAVVGGRVPQEYVRAVEAGCRDALAEGPLGGHPVTGLRVTLTDGSTHVKDSSDTAFRTAGRFGLREALRACAMVLLEPVAEVTVTVPEDAVGTVLGDLAARRGRVSGSATRGGSAVVTATVPLAELFGYATRLRSRTQGRGTFTARPTGYAPAPAVTSAR from the coding sequence GTGCGCACCAACAACCCCAACCCGCTCGCCGTCGTCCGCAACCTCGGCATCCTCGCCCACGTCGACGCGGGCAAGACCACCGTCACCGAGCGGATCCTGTTCGCCACCGGAACCACGCACAAGCGCGGCGAGGTCCACGACGGCACCACCGTCACCGACTTCGACCCGCAGGAGCGGGACCGCGGGATCACCATCTTCGCGGCGGCCGTGAGCTGCGCGTGGGACGGACACCGCCTCAACCTGATCGACACCCCGGGGCACGTCGACTTCGCCGACGAGGTGGAGCGCTCGCTCCGGGTGCTCGACGGGGCGGTCGCGGTGTTCGACGCGGTCGCGGGTGTGGAGCCGCAGAGCGAGTCGGTGTGGCGGCAGGCGGACCGGCACGGTGTGCCGAGGATCGCCTTCGTCAACAAGCTGGACCGCGCGGGCGCCGACCTGGACACGGCGGTCGAGTCGATCCGGCGGCGGCTGCATCCGGTCCCACTGGTCGTGCAGTTGCCCATCGGCAGCGAAAGCGGCTTCACCGGGGTCGTCGATCTGCTCAGGATGCGGGCGCTGACCTGGACGGACTCCGGCGAGGCAGCGGAGGAAGGGCCGGTGCCCGCCGAGCTGCGCGAGGAGGCGCTCAAGCGACGCCGGCTCCTGGAGGAGGCCGTCGCCGAACGTCATCCGGCCGCCCTGGAGGAGTTCTGCGACCGGGAGACCCTCTCCGCCGGCACGCTCGCCGCCGCCCTGCGGGACCTGACCCGCAGCGGTGACGGCGTGGTCGTCCTGTGCGGCTCGGCGTACCGCAACCGCGGCATCGAACCGCTGCTGGACGCCGTCGTGGCGTATCTGCCCTCACCGCTCGACGTGCCCGCCGTACGCGGTGAGGACGGCGAGGAGAGGCCGTGCGACCCGTCGGCGCCCTTCGCGGCGCTGGCGTTCAAGGTGAACGCCACGCCCACGGGCCGGCTGACCTATGTACGCGTGTACTCGGGAACGATCGAGAAGGGAACCACCGTGTGGGACGCGGGCGCACGCCGTACCGAGCGCGTCGGACGGATCCTGCGTGTGCAGGCCGACCGGCACGCCCAGCTGGAACGGGCGGTCGCCGGAGACATCGTCGCCGTCGTCGGGCTGAAGTCGGCCCGCGCGGGCGCGACCCTGTGCACACCCGAGGCACCGCTCGTGCTCGAACCGCCCGGTGCGGCCGAGCCGGTCGTGTCGGTGGCGGTCGAGCCGCAACGGAGCGTCGACACCGACCGGTTGGCCTCGGCGCTCGCCCGGCTGGCCGAGGAGGACCCCTCGCTCGTCGTCCGCACCGACGCCGAGACCGGCCAGACCCTGCTGTCCGGCATGGGTGAACTGCATCTGGAGGTCGCGGTGGAGAAGGTGCGGCGCGAGCACGCTCTCGTGCTCAACGTCGGCCGGCCGCGGGTCAGTTACCGCGAGACGGTCGGGCGCGGGGTGTCCGGTCTGGTCCACCGTCATGTCAAACAGGACGGCGGCGCCGGTCAGTTCGCCCACGTCGTGCTCGACGTCGAACCCGCCGAGGAGGGTTTCGTGTTCCGCTCGGCTGTCGTCGGCGGGCGCGTCCCGCAGGAGTACGTCCGCGCGGTCGAGGCCGGCTGCCGGGACGCCCTGGCCGAGGGCCCCCTCGGCGGGCACCCGGTGACCGGGCTGCGCGTCACCCTCACCGACGGATCGACCCATGTGAAGGACTCGTCGGACACGGCCTTCCGCACGGCCGGACGGTTCGGCCTCCGGGAGGCGCTGCGGGCCTGCGCGATGGTCCTCCTGGAGCCGGTCGCCGAGGTCACGGTCACCGTGCCCGAGGACGCCGTCGGCACCGTGCTCGGCGACCTCGCCGCGCGCCGCGGCCGGGTCTCGGGCTCGGCCACCCGCGGCGGTTCGGCGGTCGTCACGGCGACCGTGCCGCTGGCCGAACTCTTCGGCTACGCGACGAGGTTGCGCAGCCGGACCCAGGGCCGCGGCACCTTCACGGCCCGCCCGACGGGGTATGCGCCGGCACCGGCGGTGACTTCGGCACGGTGA
- a CDS encoding adenylyl-sulfate kinase — protein sequence MRIAFVGKGGSGKTTLSALFSRHLARSGAPVLAVDGDINQHLAEALGHNGEDLDAPALGAHVAGIKDFLRGTNPRIASREAMIKTTPPGRGSRLLRLLGDDELHARHVRRVGDVPLMVTGEFDESDLGVACYHSKLGGVELYLNHLVDGPGEYVVVDMTAGADAFASGLFTRFDMTFLVAEPTRKGVSVYRQYRDHAREFGIRIAVVGNKVTGEDDLLFLKEHVGDDLLTHLVQSPWVRAAEQGRAEGGLESLEAHNRHVLSILRETVDAHPRDWDALHRHAVEFHLRNARSWANEATGLDLASQVDPDFVPGPAALA from the coding sequence GTGCGCATCGCGTTCGTCGGCAAGGGCGGCAGCGGCAAGACCACCCTGTCGGCGCTCTTCTCCCGCCATCTGGCCCGTTCCGGCGCACCGGTGCTGGCCGTGGACGGCGACATCAACCAGCACCTCGCGGAGGCGCTGGGCCACAACGGCGAGGACCTGGACGCCCCCGCGCTGGGTGCGCACGTCGCCGGCATCAAGGACTTCCTGCGCGGCACCAACCCGCGCATCGCCTCCCGCGAGGCGATGATCAAGACCACGCCGCCGGGCCGGGGTTCACGTCTGCTGCGCCTGCTGGGCGACGACGAACTGCACGCCAGACACGTCCGCCGCGTGGGTGACGTACCGCTGATGGTGACGGGCGAGTTCGACGAGAGCGACCTCGGCGTGGCCTGCTACCACTCCAAGCTCGGCGGGGTGGAGCTGTACCTCAACCACCTGGTCGACGGGCCCGGCGAGTACGTCGTGGTCGACATGACGGCCGGCGCGGACGCCTTCGCCTCGGGCCTGTTCACCCGCTTCGACATGACCTTCCTGGTCGCCGAGCCCACCCGCAAGGGCGTCTCGGTCTACCGCCAGTACCGGGACCACGCACGGGAGTTCGGGATCCGGATCGCCGTGGTCGGCAACAAGGTGACCGGCGAGGACGACCTCCTCTTCCTCAAGGAGCACGTCGGCGACGACCTGTTGACCCATCTGGTCCAGTCGCCCTGGGTGCGCGCCGCCGAACAGGGCCGCGCCGAGGGCGGGTTGGAGTCCCTGGAGGCACACAACCGGCACGTCCTGAGCATCCTGCGCGAGACGGTCGACGCCCACCCCCGCGACTGGGACGCCCTCCACCGCCACGCGGTCGAGTTCCACCTCCGCAACGCCCGCTCCTGGGCGAACGAGGCCACCGGCCTCGACCTGGCCTCCCAGGTGGACCCGGACTTCGTACCGGGCCCCGCCGCCCTCGCCTGA
- a CDS encoding PAS domain S-box protein, which translates to MEDLESAVVLAMADQAPDGIVITDREGLIRYWNRGAERIFGFPAADVAGRSLDVIIPERHRKRHQDGFDAAMERGSSKYGDSDLLNVPALAADGRKLSIEFSVVLLTGPDGSPYCGAVIRDVTARRERERELMRRRAEATTV; encoded by the coding sequence ATGGAAGATCTGGAATCCGCGGTGGTGCTGGCCATGGCAGACCAGGCACCCGACGGCATAGTGATCACCGACAGGGAAGGACTGATCCGCTACTGGAACCGGGGCGCCGAGCGCATCTTCGGGTTCCCGGCGGCCGACGTGGCGGGTCGGAGTCTGGACGTCATCATTCCCGAGAGGCACCGCAAGCGGCACCAGGACGGCTTCGACGCGGCCATGGAGCGCGGGTCCAGCAAGTACGGGGACTCAGATCTGCTGAACGTGCCCGCGCTGGCGGCGGACGGGCGGAAGCTGTCCATCGAGTTCAGCGTGGTGCTGCTGACGGGCCCCGACGGCAGCCCCTACTGCGGCGCGGTCATCCGGGACGTCACCGCGCGGCGCGAGCGGGAGCGGGAGCTGATGCGACGCCGGGCCGAGGCGACGACGGTCTGA
- a CDS encoding ABC transporter permease subunit encodes MRYRLATLLWRVLLAAALVCGIGLLPWLSRTDPALTVLKARSADRDPTPRVLADIRAQLGLDQGPLHLLGQWLGGLPRGDAGRSWLNGTQVTPTVVQALGVSLLLVTVALVIAAVTAALVCARTLWLGARRRLDGRRPGGGPSAMLAALPEFLTASVLATVVGVQLGWLPALGWYGPQWTVLPALALGLPTGAVLGRLLDDLLPGAFAEPWALAADARGLPGRTVAAKAVRRCVPALLPNLGLFVVGLTAGSVAVEQIYDIPGLGRTTLQAALAQDLPVLQAGTLVLLLLAVTATGLAALAVRLLVGPALRDGSLDSLHRPRRSTRTSLPLVYGGLLTAVVTLGLLRDPLTLNTEARLQPPSWAHPFGTDALGRDLLARVGHGALDTLLVALAVSVGALLVGVLLGLLPRLSGPLVDTVNALPPVLAALLVTAVAGSGPATPAIAVATVSWAALAAHTSALLRQEHATLHLTATRALGASRRYLLRHELLPAILPPVTRHALLRLPGVALALASLGFLGLGTQPPSPEWGLLLAENQPYAERAPWAVLAPAAALALLGALAVSAAGGVRWPRRRARPRTSPTAAEQAVSARELVEVG; translated from the coding sequence ATGCGGTACCGACTGGCCACCCTGCTGTGGCGCGTCCTGCTCGCGGCCGCCCTGGTGTGCGGGATCGGACTGCTGCCGTGGCTGTCCCGCACCGACCCGGCGCTCACCGTGCTCAAGGCCCGCTCGGCGGACCGCGATCCCACACCCCGGGTACTGGCCGACATCCGGGCCCAACTCGGCCTGGACCAAGGCCCCTTGCACCTGCTCGGCCAGTGGCTCGGCGGGCTGCCGCGCGGGGACGCCGGCCGGTCCTGGCTGAACGGCACGCAGGTCACCCCGACCGTCGTCCAGGCACTCGGGGTGTCCCTGCTGCTGGTGACGGTGGCACTCGTGATCGCCGCCGTCACCGCCGCCCTGGTGTGCGCCCGCACCCTGTGGCTCGGCGCACGGCGGCGCCTCGACGGGCGACGGCCCGGGGGCGGCCCCTCCGCGATGCTCGCCGCGCTGCCCGAGTTCCTCACCGCCTCGGTCCTCGCCACCGTCGTCGGCGTGCAGCTCGGCTGGCTGCCCGCCCTCGGCTGGTACGGCCCCCAGTGGACGGTCCTGCCCGCCCTCGCCCTCGGCCTGCCCACCGGGGCCGTGCTCGGGCGCCTCCTCGACGACCTGCTGCCCGGCGCCTTCGCCGAGCCCTGGGCGCTGGCCGCGGACGCCCGGGGACTGCCCGGCCGCACCGTCGCCGCCAAGGCCGTCCGCCGCTGCGTCCCCGCCCTGCTGCCCAACCTGGGCCTGTTCGTCGTGGGTCTCACGGCCGGCTCCGTCGCCGTCGAGCAGATCTACGACATCCCGGGCCTCGGCCGCACCACCCTCCAGGCCGCCCTCGCACAGGACCTGCCCGTGCTCCAGGCGGGCACTCTCGTCCTCCTGCTCCTCGCGGTCACCGCCACCGGTCTCGCGGCCCTCGCCGTCCGTCTCCTGGTCGGCCCGGCCCTGCGCGACGGCTCCCTGGACTCCCTGCACCGGCCCCGCCGGTCCACCCGCACCAGCCTGCCCCTCGTGTACGGCGGCCTCCTGACGGCCGTCGTCACGCTCGGCCTGCTCCGCGACCCGCTCACCCTGAACACCGAGGCGCGACTCCAACCTCCCTCCTGGGCGCACCCGTTCGGCACCGACGCGCTCGGCCGGGACCTGCTCGCCCGGGTCGGCCACGGTGCCCTCGACACCCTGCTGGTCGCCCTCGCCGTAAGCGTCGGCGCGCTGCTGGTCGGGGTTCTGCTCGGGCTGCTGCCCCGGCTGTCCGGGCCGCTCGTCGACACCGTCAACGCCCTGCCGCCGGTGCTTGCCGCGCTGCTCGTGACCGCCGTCGCCGGGAGCGGCCCCGCCACACCCGCGATCGCCGTGGCCACCGTCTCCTGGGCGGCCCTTGCCGCACACACCTCCGCACTGCTGCGGCAGGAACACGCCACCCTGCATCTGACGGCCACCCGGGCCCTGGGCGCGAGCCGCCGGTACCTCCTGCGGCACGAACTGCTGCCCGCGATCCTGCCGCCCGTCACCCGGCACGCCCTGCTGCGCCTGCCCGGCGTGGCCCTGGCCCTCGCCTCCCTCGGCTTCCTCGGCCTGGGCACCCAGCCGCCCTCCCCGGAGTGGGGCCTGCTCCTCGCCGAGAACCAGCCCTACGCCGAACGCGCCCCCTGGGCCGTCCTCGCCCCCGCCGCTGCGCTCGCGCTGCTGGGCGCGCTGGCGGTGAGCGCGGCGGGCGGGGTGCGGTGGCCGCGACGGCGCGCGCGTCCCCGTACGTCTCCGACGGCAGCTGAGCAAGCCGTGTCCGCAAGGGAGTTGGTGGAGGTCGGATGA
- a CDS encoding SCO5389 family protein translates to MSLDVSPKLLAEAEQGDIREEDFVDTVRTSLPYAYDLIASLAEELKGGTAEFTDNQTPPPSEKERGQLLRALASDAIRGSLERHFGVALAFQNCHRVAAFRPESVDGRTYARFTSVRSQVLNQSPEFRDC, encoded by the coding sequence ATGTCTCTCGACGTCTCCCCCAAGCTCCTCGCCGAAGCCGAACAGGGCGACATCCGCGAGGAGGACTTCGTGGACACCGTCCGCACGTCCCTCCCCTACGCCTACGACCTCATCGCCTCGCTCGCCGAGGAACTCAAGGGGGGAACCGCCGAGTTCACCGACAACCAGACCCCTCCCCCGTCGGAGAAGGAGCGCGGCCAGCTGCTGCGCGCCCTCGCCAGCGATGCCATCCGCGGCAGCCTGGAGCGCCACTTCGGCGTGGCCCTCGCCTTCCAGAACTGCCACCGGGTGGCGGCCTTCCGCCCGGAGTCGGTGGACGGCCGGACGTACGCGCGCTTCACGTCGGTGCGCTCGCAGGTGCTGAACCAGTCGCCGGAGTTCAGGGACTGCTGA
- a CDS encoding serine hydrolase domain-containing protein — MADIQGAYDDLFSAVPTKLAELLDEGDTGGSVAVFVDGEPLVDVWGGFTDADRTTPWQRDTITNVFSTTKTMTALCALILADRGELDLDAPVARYWPEFAAAGKEKVLVRHLLSHTAGLPHWEGPVEEIYDWQSATARLAAQPLLWEPGTAAGYHSLTQGFLVGEVLRRITGRTVGEFLAQEVTGPLDADFRIGVTAEHDHRVALTVPPPGRDEDYTAGAASPGPDATPSSGTALRVRDGNSVAWRRAQIPAASGFGNARSIALVQSALACAGTVRGVRLLSAAGAERAREEQFSGEDRVIGMTQRYGLGYGLFGNTFGWGGWGGSLVMIDPDTRMVVAYATNQMREPAEDTRGLDLVMSAYDGIQGLPR, encoded by the coding sequence ATGGCCGACATCCAGGGCGCGTACGACGACCTCTTCTCCGCGGTCCCCACCAAGCTGGCGGAGCTGCTGGACGAAGGCGATACCGGCGGCTCGGTGGCCGTCTTCGTGGACGGTGAGCCGCTGGTGGACGTCTGGGGCGGCTTCACCGACGCCGACCGGACCACCCCGTGGCAGCGGGACACGATCACCAACGTCTTCTCCACGACCAAGACGATGACGGCCCTGTGCGCGCTGATCCTCGCCGACCGCGGCGAACTCGACCTGGACGCCCCGGTCGCCCGCTACTGGCCGGAGTTCGCCGCGGCCGGCAAGGAGAAGGTGCTGGTACGGCACCTGCTCTCGCACACCGCGGGACTGCCCCACTGGGAGGGCCCGGTCGAGGAGATCTACGACTGGCAGTCCGCGACCGCCCGGCTCGCCGCCCAGCCGCTCCTCTGGGAGCCCGGCACCGCGGCCGGCTACCACTCCCTCACCCAGGGATTCCTCGTCGGCGAGGTGCTGCGCCGGATCACCGGCCGCACCGTCGGTGAGTTCCTGGCCCAGGAGGTGACCGGCCCCCTCGACGCGGACTTCCGCATCGGAGTCACCGCCGAGCACGATCACCGCGTCGCCCTCACGGTCCCGCCGCCCGGCCGGGACGAGGACTACACCGCGGGCGCCGCCAGCCCCGGCCCCGACGCGACACCCTCCTCCGGGACCGCCCTGCGCGTCCGGGACGGCAACAGCGTGGCGTGGCGGCGCGCCCAGATCCCCGCCGCCAGCGGGTTCGGCAACGCCCGCTCCATCGCCCTCGTGCAGTCAGCGCTCGCCTGCGCGGGCACCGTCCGGGGCGTACGACTGCTGTCGGCCGCCGGCGCCGAGCGGGCCCGGGAGGAACAGTTCAGCGGCGAGGACCGCGTGATCGGCATGACGCAGCGCTACGGCCTGGGCTACGGCCTCTTCGGCAACACCTTCGGCTGGGGCGGCTGGGGCGGCTCCCTCGTCATGATCGACCCCGACACCCGCATGGTCGTGGCGTACGCGACCAACCAGATGCGCGAACCGGCCGAGGACACCCGGGGCTTGGACCTGGTCATGTCCGCCTACGACGGCATCCAGGGCCTGCCGCGCTGA